The genome window AGGACGCCGCACTCGATCTCACGGCCGACGAGTGCCGCCTCGACGATCACCTTGGGGTCGTGCTCGCGCGCCGTCGCGATCGCGGCCGGCAGGTCCGCCGCGTCGTCCACGCGCGAGATGCCGAGGCTGGAACCGGCGCGCGCGGGCTTGACGAACAGGGGCAGGCCGAGGTCGGCGACGACGGCGTCCAGCGTGCCCGCGTCGACGGGACGACCCGCGGGCAGCACCCGGAACCGTCCGACCGTGAGCCCCGAGCCGGCGAGGACGAGCTTCATCATGTGCTTGTCCATGCCGACCGCGGACGCCAGCACGCCGGAGCCCACGTACCGCACGTCCGCCAGCTCGAGGAGCCCCTGGACGGTCCCGTCCTCGCCGAACGGCCCGTGCAGCAGCGGGAAGACCACGTCGACCGCGCCCAGCGGGGCGGCCAGCCGGCCGTCGCGCAGCAGCTGCACGTCGCGGTCCGTCGTGCCCTGCGGCAGCAGCACGTGGGTGGACGTGTCCTCGACCTGCGGCAGCACGCCGTCGCGGATGGCCCAGCGGTCCGGGTCGTCGTCGGCGAGCACCCACTGGCCCGCACGCGTGATCCCGACCGCGACGACGTCGTACCGGTCCCGGTCGATCGCCCGCAGGACGCCGCCCGCCGTCGCACAGCTGATCGCGTGCTCGCCCGAGCGCCCTCCGAAGAGCACCATGACCCGGGGGCGGTGAGCTCCGGGTCCGCCGGCACCGTCGGTGCGGTCAGCGTCGGTCAGGGGGATCCTCGTGGCGTCCATCGCGGACCGACCCTACCCTCCCGCGGTGTCCCCGCGGGCCGCGCACGCGGCGGCCCCGGGCGTAACCTGCCACCCGTGACGACGTCGGCGCCCGCCTCCCCGGACCTCCCGCCCACCGACCGGACGACGCTCTCGCCGCGGACGCTCGCCGTCAGCGCGGGGCGTCCGGCCCGGGCTCCCGGCGGATCGCTCAACCCGCCCGTGGTGCTCTCGTCGACGTTCGTGTCCCAGGGCTCCCCGACGCCCGGCGAGCACCTGTACGGCCGGATCGGCACACCGGCCTGGGAGCCGTTCGAGCAGGCCCTGGCGGCGCTCGAGCGCGTCGACCACGCCGCGCTCGGCCTACCGTCGGACGGTCCCCCGGCGACGGTGTTCGCGTCCGGCATGGCGGCGATCGACGCCGCGCTGGCGCTCGTGCCCCTCGGCGGACGCGTGGTCGCGCCCCGGCACGCCTACCAGGTCACGCTGGTGCTGCTGCGCGAGCTGGAGGAGCGTGGGCTGCTGCGTCTCGACGTGGTCGACGTCGCGGACACCGAGGCGGTCGTGACGGCGCTCCGGGGCTCCGACGGGACGCCTGCGGCGATGCTCTGGCTCGAGTCCCCCACCAACCCGATGCTCGAGGTCGCCGACGTCCCCGCCCTGGTGGCGGCGGCGCACGACCTCGACGCCCTCGTCGTGGTCGACAGCACCTTCGCGACGCCCCTCGTCCAGCGGCCGCTCGCGCACGGCGCCGACGTCGTCGTGCACTCGGTCACCAAGTACCTCGCCGGGCACTCCGACGTCGTGCTCGGCGCCACCGTCACCGACGACCCGGCCCTGCACGGGCGGCTCGTCGCGCACCGCACCACCCACGGGGCGATCGCCGGGCCGTTCGAGGTGTGGCTCGCACTGCGGGGGCTGCGCACGCTCGCGCTGCGCGTCGAGCGCGCGCAGGCCAACGCGGCCGAGCTGGCGCGGCGCCTGGCGGACCACCCGCACGTCGTCGAGGTGCGCTACCCGGGTCTGCCCGGCGACCCGGGCCACGCGCGTGCCGCCGCCCAGATGGACGGGTTCGGTGCGATCGTGGGCCTGCGGCCGGTCGGCGGGCCCGCCGGCGCCGACGCGCTCGTCGACGCGGTCGACCTGTGGGTGCCGGCCACGAGCCTCGGTGGGGTCGAGTCGACGCTCGAGCGTCGTCGCCGCTTCGCGACCGAGTCGCCCACGGTGCCGCAGGACCTCGTCCGGCTGTCGGTCGGGATCGAGGACGTCGAGGACCTGTGGTCCGACCTCGACGCCGCGCTGACGGCGGCGAGCCGGGCCGCGCAGGCCTGAGCGGACGCCCGGGCACCCCGACCCCGGACCGCCCCCGGGTCAGACGCCCTCGGCCTTGTGGGGCCGCGCCAGCAGGAGGCCGGCCAGGTGGTCCACCGGCAGGTCCTCGTGCAGCACCTGCACGACGGCCGAGGTGATGGGCATGTCCACGCCCAGCGACGTCGCCAGCGCCAGCACCGACCGGCAGGACTTGACGCCCTCGGCGGTGCCGCCGGTCGCGACGATCGCCTCGTCCAGGCTCATGCCGCGACCGATGTGCACGCCGAGGGTGTGGTTGCGCGAGTCCGGCGACGCGCACGTCGCCATGAGGTCGCCCATGCCGGCGAGCCCCGGGAACGTGTCCGCGTCGGCACCGAGCGCGAGCCCGAGCCGTGTGATCTCCACCAGACCGCGCGTGATGACGGTCGCCATCGTGTTGAACCCCATCCCCCGCCCCTGGGAGATGCCCACGGCGAGCGCGATGACGTTCTTCACGGCGCCGCACAGCTCGACGCCCACGACGTCCGGGTTGGTGTACGGGCGGAAGTAGGACGACGCGCAGGCGCGTGCCACGAGGCGGGCGGTCGCGTCGCTCGTCGACGCGACGACGGTGGCCGTCGGCTGGCGCTGCGCGATCTCCCGCGCGAGGTTGGGGCCCGACAGCACGGCGACGCGGCTCGCGTCGATACGCAGGCTCTGGGCGACCACCTCGCTCATCCGCTGGTCGGTGTCGAGCTCGACGCCCTTCATGAGCGACACGACGACGGTGTGCGCGGGGACGGCGTCCGCCAGCGGGGCCAGCACGTCGCGCGCGCGCTGCGACGGCACCGCCACGGCGAGCACGTCGGCCCCGGCGACGGCCTCGCGCGCGTCGAGGGTCGCCGTCACACCCGCAGGCAGCTCGATGCCCGGCAGGTAGCGCGTGTTGCGCCCCTCGTGGGCGATCTCGTGGACCGTCGCGGCGTCCCGCCCCCACACGGTCACCTCGCAGCCCGCGTCCGCCAGGACGGCCGCGAACGTCGTGCCCCAGCTGCCCGACCCGAGCACCGCCGCCCGCAGCGGGCCGTCCTCGGTCGTCATGCCGCCGTCCCGTCGCCGGTCGCGCGCCTGCGCCGCATGTCGTAGCGCTCGGCGGGCGCCTGCTCGGCGCGGATCTGCTCGAGCAGGACCGTGATCGCCGCCATCACCCGTTCGGTCGCCTCGCGCAGCGTCGCGGTGTCGTGCGGCCGGTCGTAGAGGTCCGACAGGTCGACCGGCGGACCCGCGACGACCGTGACCTTCTTGCGGGGGAACGGCTTGAGGACCTTGCCGTAGCGGGCGAGCAGGTCCTGCATGCCCCACTGCGCCACGGGCACGACGGGGGCGCGGGTCGTCAGCGCCAGGCGGGCCACCCCGGTGCGCCCCGCCATGGGCCACAGGTCGGGGTCACGCGTGAGGGTCCCCTCGGGGAAGACGGCGACGCACTCGCCCTGCTGCACGGCGACGACCGCCGACCGCAGCGAGTCGCCCGCGGCGGCCGTCTCGCGGTGCACGGGGATCTGGCCGGTGGCCCGCAGGACGGGCCCGACGACGGGCACGGTGAACAGCGAGGACTTGGCCAGCACGCGCGGCACGTGCCCGTTGTCCCACAGGTAGTGCGCGAACGTCAGCGGGTCCACCTCCGTCAGGTGGTTCGCGACGGCGATGAACCCGCCCTCGGCGGGCAGGTGCTCGGCACCGTGCCAGTCGGGACGGGTCGTCGCGAACAGGAACGTGCGCACGATGCGTGCGACGTTGCGGTAGACGAGGTTGGAACGCGACGGCGACGGCACGGGAACCGATGGTAGCCGTGGCGACGGGAATCGCTGCCCGCCGTCCCGTCAGCGCCGCCCGTGGTCCTCGCGGCTGAACTGGGCACCGAGCGCCTCGAGCTTGTCGGTGAACCGCTCGTAGCCCCGGTCGATGAGGCTGATGCCGCGCACCGCCGACGTGCCCTTGGCCGCCAGCGCCGCGATGAGGTGGCTGAAGCCGCCCCGCAGGTCCGGGACCTCGATCTCGGCGGCCGACAGGGGCGTCGGGCCGGAGATCACGGCCGAGTGGTAGAAGTTGCGCTGGCCGAAGCGGCACGGCCGCCCGCCCAGGCACTCCTTGTAGACCTGGATGGTGGCACCCATGCCGACGAGCGCGTCGACGAACCCGAACCGGTTCTCGTACACGGTCTCGTGGACGATCGACAGGCCGCGCGCCTGGGTGAGCGCCACGACGAGCGGCTGCTGCCAGTCCGTCATGAACCCGGGGTGCACGTCGGTCTCGAGCTGGATCGAGCGCAGGTCCCCGCCCGGGTGGAAGAACCGGATGCCGCCGTCGTCGATCGTGAACTCGCCGCCGACCTTGCGGAAGGTGTTGAGGAAGGTCGTCATCTCCGGCTGGGTCGCGCCCCGCACGTACACGTCGCCCCCGGTCGCCAGCGCGGCCGACGCCCAGGACGCCGCCTCGATGCGGTCCGACAGCGCGGTGTGCTGGAAGCCCACCAGCCGGTCGACGCCCTCGATGCGGATCACGCGGTCGGTGTCGACCGAGATGATCGCGCCCATCTTCTGCAGGACGTTGATGAGGTCCATGATCTCGGGCTCGATGGCCGCGTTCGCGAGCTCGGTGATGCCCTCGGCCCGCACGGCCGTCAGCAGCAGCTGCTCGGTGGCGCCGACGCTCGGGTAGGGCAGCTGGATCTTGGTGCCCTGGAGACGGTGCGGCGCCCGGATGTGGATGCCGTTGTGGGTCTTGTCCACGACGGCACCGAACTGGCGCAGGATGTCGAGGTGGAAGTTGATCGGCCGGTCGCCGATCCGGCAGCCGCCCAGGTCGGGGATGAACGCCTCCCCCAGACGGTGCAGCAGCGGCCCGCAGAACAGGATCGGGATGCGGCTGGAGCCGGCGTGCGCGTCGATGTCCGCCACGTGCGCGGACTCGACGTCCGTCGGGTCGAGGCTGATCGTGCCGGCGTCCTCGTCGATCTCGACCTTCACGCCGTGCAGGCGCAGCAGGCCGGACACGACGGTCACGTCCCGGATCTGGGGCACGTTGCGCAGCTCGCTCGGCGTCTCGCCGAGGAGTGCGGCGACCATCGCCTTGGAGACGAAGTTCTTGGCCCCTCGGACGGTGATCTCGCCCCGAAGCGGGTTGCCACCGTCGACGTACAGCAGGTCGCTCATGGACACATCGTCCCTCACCGCGCGGTGTGCGCACATCATCTGCGGCCGCGTCGGTGCAGCCCTCGCAGAACCCTCACAACGGCTCCGGGCGGGCGCGCGCCGGGGCTGCGCACCCGCCCGGGACGACCTTGCAGGTCAGAGGCGTGCCCCTCGCATCACGCGCCGCGTGTCGGGCCGAGGCCCAGCGGCACGACGGGACGTGCCGGGCGCACGTCGACGGGCGGCAGGTGCTTCGCCGGCAGCGTGGCGGGGCGCCAGGACTCGCGGCGCTTCTCGAACTCGGTGATCTCGTCGGCGTGCTGAAGGGTGAGTCCGATGTCGTCCAGACCCTCCATGAGGCGCCAGCGCGTGTAGTCGTCCACCTGGAACGGGACGACGACGTCGTCGCACGTCACGGTGCGCGACGCGAGGTCGACCGTCACCTCGGTGCCGGGTCGCGTCTCGAGGATCTTCCACAGCAGCTCGACGTCCTCCTGGCCGACCTGGGCCGCCAGGAGACCCTGCTTGCCGGAGTTGCCGCGGAAGATGTCGGCGAACCGCGGCGAGATCACGACGCGGAAGCCGTAGTCCTTCAGCGCCCACACGGCGTGCTCGCGCGACGAGCCGGTGCCGAAGTCCGGACCGGCCACGAGGACCGAGCCGGAACGGTAGGCGTCCTGGTTGAGCACGAACGCCGGGTCGCCGCGCCACGCGGCGAACAGGGCGTCCTCGAAGCCCGTGCGCGTGACCCGCTTGAGGTACACGGCGGGGATGATCTGGTCGGTGTCGACGTTGCTGCGACGCAGCGGGACGCCGACCCCGGTGTGCTGGCTGAACTTCTCCATGATGGGTTCCTACCTGGGGTGTCGGGGGGCGTCAGGCGGTCTGCAGCGCGTCGTCGGACGTCAGGGGGCTGCCGTCCGGGACGGGGACGTCGGCGCCGAGGTCCGCGACCGACGACAGCGTGCCGCGGATCGCCGTGGCGGCCGCGACGAGCGGCGAGACCAGGTGCGTGCGTCCGCCCTTGCCCTGCCGTCCCTCGAAGTTGCGGTTCGACGTCGACGCCGAGCGCTCCTGCGGCGCGAGCTGGTCGGGGTTCATGCCCAGGCACATCGAGCAGCCGGCGTTGCGCCACTCGGCACCGAAGTCGAGGAAGATCTGGTCGAGCCCCTCGGCCTCGGCCTGCAGCCGGACGCGCGCGGAGGCGGGCACGACCAGGACGCGCACGTCGTCGGCCTTCTTGCGGTCCTTGACGAGCTTGGCGACGGCCCGCAGGTCCTCGATGCGGCCGTTGGTGCAGGAGCCGATGAAGACGGTGTCGACCTTGATGTCGCGCAGCGGCTGGCCCGGGACCAGGCCCATGTACTCGATCGCGCGCTCGGCCGCGACGCGCTCGTTGGCGTCGGCGATCTGCTCCGGCACGGGGACGTTGCCGGACAGCGGCAGACCCTGGCCGGGGTTGGTGCCCCACGTCACGAACGGCTCCAGGTCGGCGGCCTCGAGCACGACCTCGGCGTCGAAGACCGCGTCGTCGTCGGTGCGCAGCGTGCGCCAGTACTCGACGGCCGCGTCCCAGTCAGCGCCCTCGGGGGCGTGCGGGCGCCCCTGGAGGTAGTCGAAGGTGGTCTGGTCGGGCGCGATCATCCCCGCGCGCGCACCGGCCTCGATCGACATGTTGCAGATCGTCATCCGCCCCTCCATCGAGAGGTTGCGGATGGCCTCGCCGCGGTACTCCAGGACGTAGCCCTGGCCGCCGCCGGTGCCGATCTTGGCGATGATCGCCAGGATGATGTCCTTCGCGCTCGCGCCGATCGGCAGCGCGCCGTTGACGGTGATCGCCATCGTCTTGAAGGGCGCGAGCGGGAGGGTCTGCGTCGCCAGGACGTGCTCGACCTCGCTCGTGCCGATGCCGAACGCGAGCGCGCCGAAGGCGCCGTGCGTCGAGGTGTGCGAGTCGCCGCAGACGACGGTCAGCCCGGGCTGCGTCAGGCCGAGCTGGGGACCGACCTGGTGCACGATCCCCTGGTCGGCGTCGCCCAGCGAGTGGATGCGGACGCCGAACTCGGCGACGTTGTTGCGCAGCGTCTGGATCTGCGTCCGGCTCGTCAGGTCGGCGATCGGCCGGTCGATGTCGAGCGTCGGCGTGTTGTGGTCCTCGGTGGCGAGGGTGAGATCGGGGCGACGGACCGGTCGACCGGCCAGGCGCAGGCCCTCGAACGCCTGCGGGCTGGTGACCTCGTGCACCAGGTGCAGGTCGATGTACAGCAGGTCCGGTGCACCGTCCGTGCCACGACGCACGACGTGCGCCTCCCAGACCTTCTCCGCCAGCGTGCCGGCCATGTGCGTCGTTCCTCTCGTCCGGGCGGGGGCCTCCCGGGTCACCGAGTCGATGACTGTCCGCCGGGGCACGTGTGTCCCCCGGCTTGCATCTCAGCCTTCGAGACGCCAATATCGACCTATGGACAACTCTAGCGGAGTCGGC of Cellulomonas dongxiuzhuiae contains these proteins:
- a CDS encoding trans-sulfuration enzyme family protein, with the translated sequence MTTSAPASPDLPPTDRTTLSPRTLAVSAGRPARAPGGSLNPPVVLSSTFVSQGSPTPGEHLYGRIGTPAWEPFEQALAALERVDHAALGLPSDGPPATVFASGMAAIDAALALVPLGGRVVAPRHAYQVTLVLLRELEERGLLRLDVVDVADTEAVVTALRGSDGTPAAMLWLESPTNPMLEVADVPALVAAAHDLDALVVVDSTFATPLVQRPLAHGADVVVHSVTKYLAGHSDVVLGATVTDDPALHGRLVAHRTTHGAIAGPFEVWLALRGLRTLALRVERAQANAAELARRLADHPHVVEVRYPGLPGDPGHARAAAQMDGFGAIVGLRPVGGPAGADALVDAVDLWVPATSLGGVESTLERRRRFATESPTVPQDLVRLSVGIEDVEDLWSDLDAALTAASRAAQA
- a CDS encoding NAD(P)H-dependent glycerol-3-phosphate dehydrogenase translates to MTTEDGPLRAAVLGSGSWGTTFAAVLADAGCEVTVWGRDAATVHEIAHEGRNTRYLPGIELPAGVTATLDAREAVAGADVLAVAVPSQRARDVLAPLADAVPAHTVVVSLMKGVELDTDQRMSEVVAQSLRIDASRVAVLSGPNLAREIAQRQPTATVVASTSDATARLVARACASSYFRPYTNPDVVGVELCGAVKNVIALAVGISQGRGMGFNTMATVITRGLVEITRLGLALGADADTFPGLAGMGDLMATCASPDSRNHTLGVHIGRGMSLDEAIVATGGTAEGVKSCRSVLALATSLGVDMPITSAVVQVLHEDLPVDHLAGLLLARPHKAEGV
- a CDS encoding lysophospholipid acyltransferase family protein, which codes for MPSPSRSNLVYRNVARIVRTFLFATTRPDWHGAEHLPAEGGFIAVANHLTEVDPLTFAHYLWDNGHVPRVLAKSSLFTVPVVGPVLRATGQIPVHRETAAAGDSLRSAVVAVQQGECVAVFPEGTLTRDPDLWPMAGRTGVARLALTTRAPVVPVAQWGMQDLLARYGKVLKPFPRKKVTVVAGPPVDLSDLYDRPHDTATLREATERVMAAITVLLEQIRAEQAPAERYDMRRRRATGDGTAA
- a CDS encoding D-alanine--D-alanine ligase family protein, with the protein product MDATRIPLTDADRTDGAGGPGAHRPRVMVLFGGRSGEHAISCATAGGVLRAIDRDRYDVVAVGITRAGQWVLADDDPDRWAIRDGVLPQVEDTSTHVLLPQGTTDRDVQLLRDGRLAAPLGAVDVVFPLLHGPFGEDGTVQGLLELADVRYVGSGVLASAVGMDKHMMKLVLAGSGLTVGRFRVLPAGRPVDAGTLDAVVADLGLPLFVKPARAGSSLGISRVDDAADLPAAIATAREHDPKVIVEAALVGREIECGVLGGRAGAPARASLPGEIVVTDTRHAFYDFEAKYLDEAGVTLACPADLAPDVVARVQDVAVRAFEAVGCEGLARVDVFVTADGEVVVNEINTMPGFTPYSMYPRLWDVSGVDYAALVDELVGLALERPTGLR
- the leuC gene encoding 3-isopropylmalate dehydratase large subunit, which gives rise to MAGTLAEKVWEAHVVRRGTDGAPDLLYIDLHLVHEVTSPQAFEGLRLAGRPVRRPDLTLATEDHNTPTLDIDRPIADLTSRTQIQTLRNNVAEFGVRIHSLGDADQGIVHQVGPQLGLTQPGLTVVCGDSHTSTHGAFGALAFGIGTSEVEHVLATQTLPLAPFKTMAITVNGALPIGASAKDIILAIIAKIGTGGGQGYVLEYRGEAIRNLSMEGRMTICNMSIEAGARAGMIAPDQTTFDYLQGRPHAPEGADWDAAVEYWRTLRTDDDAVFDAEVVLEAADLEPFVTWGTNPGQGLPLSGNVPVPEQIADANERVAAERAIEYMGLVPGQPLRDIKVDTVFIGSCTNGRIEDLRAVAKLVKDRKKADDVRVLVVPASARVRLQAEAEGLDQIFLDFGAEWRNAGCSMCLGMNPDQLAPQERSASTSNRNFEGRQGKGGRTHLVSPLVAAATAIRGTLSSVADLGADVPVPDGSPLTSDDALQTA
- the murA gene encoding UDP-N-acetylglucosamine 1-carboxyvinyltransferase, with the protein product MSDLLYVDGGNPLRGEITVRGAKNFVSKAMVAALLGETPSELRNVPQIRDVTVVSGLLRLHGVKVEIDEDAGTISLDPTDVESAHVADIDAHAGSSRIPILFCGPLLHRLGEAFIPDLGGCRIGDRPINFHLDILRQFGAVVDKTHNGIHIRAPHRLQGTKIQLPYPSVGATEQLLLTAVRAEGITELANAAIEPEIMDLINVLQKMGAIISVDTDRVIRIEGVDRLVGFQHTALSDRIEAASWASAALATGGDVYVRGATQPEMTTFLNTFRKVGGEFTIDDGGIRFFHPGGDLRSIQLETDVHPGFMTDWQQPLVVALTQARGLSIVHETVYENRFGFVDALVGMGATIQVYKECLGGRPCRFGQRNFYHSAVISGPTPLSAAEIEVPDLRGGFSHLIAALAAKGTSAVRGISLIDRGYERFTDKLEALGAQFSREDHGRR
- the leuD gene encoding 3-isopropylmalate dehydratase small subunit, whose protein sequence is MEKFSQHTGVGVPLRRSNVDTDQIIPAVYLKRVTRTGFEDALFAAWRGDPAFVLNQDAYRSGSVLVAGPDFGTGSSREHAVWALKDYGFRVVISPRFADIFRGNSGKQGLLAAQVGQEDVELLWKILETRPGTEVTVDLASRTVTCDDVVVPFQVDDYTRWRLMEGLDDIGLTLQHADEITEFEKRRESWRPATLPAKHLPPVDVRPARPVVPLGLGPTRGA